From the Salarias fasciatus chromosome 5, fSalaFa1.1, whole genome shotgun sequence genome, the window ttaaacgtCGCCGGATGGAACAACAGATGGCGGTGGCGGGTGAGTTGGACAAAACTACAGACACCCCGGACACACCTGCAGGGGAAGACGAACACGCTGGTCCCGCGTCTTCCGCGATCACGGCTGTGCTGGATGAAGATGGCGAGCAAGAacaggagaaggagcaggaggaagaggaagaggaagaggaagaggagagcggcTGGCATGAGCAGAGATGAAATAAGTGCAGAGATTCGAGAAGCAGAACATTTCGCCCTGATGGTTGATGAAAGCAAAGACATCAGTAAAAGTGAACAGGTTTCTAccggtgtgtggtgtgtggtgtgcgtgtgcgtgtgcgtgtgcgacGCCCGTTGAACTGCAGAGCCTGTCCGACACACACTGGGCGCGTCGGTAAGCGGCGCTCGTGGCAATAAAAAAATCCCTGCCTGCAATAAGAGCCTGATGCACGGAGGAAAACCGAGGCCAGGGCCGTCGACGGACTTATCGATCAGCAGTTTGTCCTGCTTCTCACGgttttccaggagcttttccgGGTCACATAATTCATGCCTGACCAGCTCCAACTTTCATCCACGATGGACTTATCAGAGGCAGTCACAGTGACACGATCAGACCAACGTGCAGAAGAGTCGTGGAGTGAGATTCGGGACGGAGAGCGGACTTGTGCACCAAAGCGGGCGTCAGTCGGACGGGACTCGCGAAACAACAGCGACACGGCCTCCTGGAATCCTCCAGCTGAAACACACCTGTTCCTGCGCGTGCACACATTGTCCCGCAGTGACTGGCAGACCGGCGAGTGAAATGAGAAGACGCTTGTCAGCCGAGGCCGGAGGCGTTGTAACTGGAGTTTCAGCACTCGGCCCCAAACATGCGTCTTtctaacctggcaaaagccacaTCGGCATGAGCAGCAACCAACTGCTTCacgtcaatctgggatttcacccggtgaatccgttcggggaaggagggacttgctgcagaactctttgcgttcattggacagaaggacacagtgcgccgcctgaccatgtttggtttcagctgtCGGGACATCCActgttttcgctagccatgctaatattattagcagtccgtcacttcctgcttccgtcaaagcttcatgtcccgccctcaACGACGCCTGATTGGTCCGACCGAAAAAAGGTCCGAGCCCGAGTGCATGAGTCCGAGCGGTGCAAGGTGGActcttgtggtgtgtgtgaacaaataccgcgagaattcagcttgccggcaagggtAGCGTCTTTCCTGGACGAGAAACGTCTGCAGCCGACGGCCCAGCAGGGAGTGGCCGGCCAGAGCCTGACAGCAGAGCCACGGCCGGGCCAGCGCCGGCTGGAACAAAGACTGAACGACTCTGTGGGATTTCCTGCTTTCCTGCGGCCTCACTGAggtgctttatttattttattgaaccTTTATTTATCCAGAAAAATCCCATTGAGACTAAAAACCTCTCAGCTGCAAAGTTacaaattacaataaaatattGTGGGTTTATTCAAACTCATGTGTTTCACTAGCCCTGCCCGTGACTCTGCTTCGTGCCAACGGAGTTCCTGCCGCCTCCGTCGGATTAAGAACCGTCTGCCGAACAGCAGCACCTCGGCCCCGTTGTCAGCAGACGACGCAGACTTTAACTTGTTGCTGTATTTaggttcttgttcttgttcaggTTCTCGGCTGTTCTGTGGAACCGTCTGGTTTTATAGGTCAACTAGAAAAAGTGTGGTGTTGAGTCAGGTGATGTGTTAAAGTTGACCTTATGACccctctggctgctgctgctcggcctcATCACCTCTCATCGCTCCGAACCGCCGGTTGTACGACCAACGCAAAgcgtctctgcagctgctcctgcgGCGAGGACGCCGTTTCATTCAATACACTCGCCACGGTACGGGTCAGCTCGGGTCAGCCTCaatgaaccaggaagtactgcgGCGCCGTCGCTGATGCTACCGACTTAACGACGGCGCTTcggaaaagaagagaagaaactgAAGTCTGACGTTCCAGGTTCCAGCAGAACACACGAGACAAGAagaggaaatggagaaaaaaataattagtccctgaagaggaaatgaaggaaaaactgaaaatgctgcagatTTATTTTAACAGCGGCTCCACCGGATCCTTCAGACCCACCGGATCCTTCAGACCCACCAGATCCTTCAGGAACGTTCCGTTCGGCCCGTCAGCAGAAACCATGCGAGAACCCAGTGGAACCAACAGCTTTATTATCAAAACATCCAGAAAAGACACTTCAACGTtccgtccagcagcagaaccgaCACATTTACACCTATTTACAAcagagtccagcagaaccagaaccagaaccgggcGAACAGGGGCAACCGGAAGTAGAGGAACCAGAGGGACCAGCTTCAACATCAAGAACGCTTCACAGCTGCTGACTctgcagctgagctgcagaaccCTCTAGAGccctccagaaccctgcagaacctgcagaacctctAGAACTGCTGCAGGATCAGCTTCTTCTTGGCGTCGTGGACAAACTTGTTGGACAGGAACAGATCGCAGTCGTAGAACGAGGACAGGCTGTGGATGTTGATCTGCCGGGCCTGAGAGGAGAACAGGGAGAACCGTCAGAACCGGAGCCGCGGGTCTCCGTCCGGACTGAAGGTGGCGCCgacagaaccagaggaaccgaGACAGAACAGCCATCACTGATCAGATGATCGGTTCCGCCTGGCTCTCTCAGCGGGCTGGGGCTGGGGTTGGGGTGCGCCCCCCCCTCAGTACCTTGTCCTGCAGGTCCCTCTCGGGGATCTGGATCACGTCGTTCTGCGCGCCGTAGCGGTTCCGCTGGTACGACGCCTGCTCCGCCACCAGCTGCttcaggatgaagagcagcagctcgtTGTTGTCCCGGCGGAACGCCAGGTAGCGGGAGAACGTctgagaaccacacacacacagacacacacacagacacacacacagacacacacactcctgtcagTAACCGTCCACGCTGTCTGCTCTcccaggtagaacatgcagcagcaggccccgcccaccttccTCATGCTCCTCATGACGCTGAACTTCTGCGTGCTGATGAAGCTCTCCAGCGCCACGCGGACCGCCATGTTGACGTCGTCCTCCAGGACGTGGTCCCGCAGGTGCAGCTTGGCGTGCGCCTCGGCCAGGCGGATCAGGGACTCGATGTGGCGCACCGTGATGGGGATGCTGCCGGTGGCCTGgacagggggacggggggacaggggggacaggggggacaggggggacgcgttagacagcagagacagcagggTCTGacgtcccggtcccggtcctcaCCATGGACTCCCGGCGCAGGTCGCTGTAGATCCGGGCCACCTTGTCCTGGTCCATCTGGTTCAGTTTGGGGTGGACCTGCAGAGGAAGGCGGGGTCAGGTCAGCGGTCCCTGGCGGCCCCGCCCGGGCCCCGGGCCGCGTGTTGAGCAGCACCTACCCGCTCCTTGGCGTACAGGATGTACTTCCGCAGCAGGTCCTGGGGGATGGGCGGCACGTCCGACGAGTTGGgcagcaccacctcctccaAGGCCACGCCCCCTTCCCGGTTACCGGGGTGATGCTTGATGTGGGAGCCGACCACGAAGCGGGCCAGCATCTCGTCCTGGGGCGGGGTCAGagaggggcggggtcagagaGGGGGCATTAATAATGTGAGGATTTAAAACCATCATGGTTGAACGCATGCGTGTGAGTttgtctgtgcgtgcgtgcgtgcgtgtctgtgtgtgtctgtgtgtgtacctgcaccGGGTCCACCATGTCTCTCACGACACACAGGACGTCGAACCGGGACAGGATGGGCTCGGTCAGGTCGACGTTCTCGGCGAAGGTCAGGGAGGGGTCGTACCGGccacctgcagagagcagcGGACCAACATGAGGCCCGCGGCCCAGAGGAGGCCCCCCAGGAGGCTCCGGTCCGGCCCCAACAGAACCCCGCAACTGTTCCCCATGTGAACCGAGCTCCGACACGCTAGCTGAGCACGAGCTAGCTGGACGATATCAAGCTAGCCTCAGCACTCCCacaatgcagcagctgcagtgggcGCAGTGTGGGCGGTCAGctgcggcggcgggcggaggcgtACCGATGGGGTTGGAGGCGGCGATGACGGTGCAGCGCGCCTGCAGCGAGGTGACGATGCCGGCCTTGGAGACGGAGATGCTCTGCTGCTCCATCGCCTCGTGGATGCTGGTCCGGTCGGCGTCGTTCATCTGCGGGGGGAGGGGCGTTAGGGCGGGCTggacggagggggcggggccggacggagggggcggggccaggcggACTCACCTTGTCGAACTCGTCGATCAGGCACACGCCGCGGTCGGCCAGCACCAGCGCCCCCGCCTCCAGCGTCCACTCCCGGCTCACCGGGTGGCGCTGGACGTAGGCCGTCAGTCCCACGGCGGACGCGCCCTGTCCCGTGGCGAAGACGGCGCGGCTAGACACCTTCTCCACGTACCTGAGGGACGGACCGGCGCcgtcaggtcagaggtcagaggtcagggtgtgtgtgtgtgtgtgtgtccaccctACTTGAGGAACTGGGACTTGGCCGTCCCCGGGTCTCCACACAGCAGCACGTTGATGTCCCCGCGGACCTTATGTTTCCCCCCTGGAGGACGGACAGCAGGACAGTTGAAGACAGTCAGACCAGctcaggtcagaggaggtcaaaggtcagccggTCAGCTGAGAAGGTCACCTGGGTTCTTGGGCTCTCCTCCGAACAGAGACAAGGCCAGCGCCCGCTTGATGTCCTCGTGTCCGTAGATGGACGGCGCCATGCTGGCGAAGACCTGGAGACACAGGGACAGgttcaggccccgccccctgcccccAGCCCGGGCTCTAGCCCCACCCCCTGCCCCCTCACCCTCTCTCCGATGCGCTCGTCCTTGGACAGCGCCACGATGGCCTTGACGTCCTCGTCGGTCAGCTCGGCCACGGCCACGCCCTCGTCCCTGCGGGCGATGTGATTGGCCAGGATGACGGTGGCGAAGACGGGGAAGCCGTTGGACACGTTGAGCGAGCCGTCGTAGTTGTTGTGGTAGATCCCGGTCAGCTCCTGGAGCGGAGACCCGGTTAGAGGCCCAGCGGagacccggggggggggggggggggggggggggggggggggggggggcggggccactcACGATCTCGTCCCCGGGCTTGCAGCTGTCCACCAGGTCGGCCAGCAGGATGGCGTCCTTGGAGCGCGGCAGGCGGCCGGCCGCCACCTTCCCGGGGCTCTCCTGCACCGTGATGCGCTGGTAGTTCTGGTACAGCGTCTGGaacagggtcaggggtcaggggtcagcccATCGCCATGACAACCTCCAGTCTCCATGGAACCACAGGAAGCCTGCTGCCtgatgggggcggggccgggtcctcacctcctccatgtTGACCTGGAAGGGCCCTTGAGCCTGGCACTCGGGGCAGGCGCCGGGCTTcacctcctggttctggttctggaagAACGGGCCGAGGACGCAGCCGCAGCGGCCGCAGTCGTACTTCACCATGTGCAGCTGCGGCAGCACGCCGGTGCAGCTGCTGACCACGCCCCCGGTCCGGATCAGCTGGTTCAGGTGCAGCTGCCTGCGGGGGGGTCAGAGCGCCGGGTTAGACCTGGCCCCGCCTCCCGGGGGCGGAGCGCCgcgccgggggcggggcct encodes:
- the LOC115388558 gene encoding DNA replication licensing factor mcm2-like, with product MADSSESFPGVTSPSRASRRGDLTSSPGRDLPPFEDESEGLLGEGPLPGEDEDGDGEELIGPGMERDYRAIPELDRYEAEGLDLDDEDLSELSPGARAAAEDAMRRRDRERGLSGRLRRGLLYDSEDEDDERPAARRRRLAERAAEGVADGEDEDMIESIENLEDMKGHSVREWVSLPAPRLEIHHRFRNFLRTHVDEHGHNVFKEKISDMCKENRESLVVNYEDLAAREHVLAYFLPEAPAEMLKVFDEAAKEVVLAMYPKYDRIAPEIHVRICNLPLVEEIRSLRQLHLNQLIRTGGVVSSCTGVLPQLHMVKYDCGRCGCVLGPFFQNQNQEVKPGACPECQAQGPFQVNMEETLYQNYQRITVQESPGKVAAGRLPRSKDAILLADLVDSCKPGDEIELTGIYHNNYDGSLNVSNGFPVFATVILANHIARRDEGVAVAELTDEDVKAIVALSKDERIGERVFASMAPSIYGHEDIKRALALSLFGGEPKNPGGKHKVRGDINVLLCGDPGTAKSQFLKYVEKVSSRAVFATGQGASAVGLTAYVQRHPVSREWTLEAGALVLADRGVCLIDEFDKMNDADRTSIHEAMEQQSISVSKAGIVTSLQARCTVIAASNPIGGRYDPSLTFAENVDLTEPILSRFDVLCVVRDMVDPVQDEMLARFVVGSHIKHHPGNREGGVALEEVVLPNSSDVPPIPQDLLRKYILYAKERVHPKLNQMDQDKVARIYSDLRRESMATGSIPITVRHIESLIRLAEAHAKLHLRDHVLEDDVNMAVRVALESFISTQKFSVMRSMRKTFSRYLAFRRDNNELLLFILKQLVAEQASYQRNRYGAQNDVIQIPERDLQDKARQINIHSLSSFYDCDLFLSNKFVHDAKKKLILQQF